A genomic segment from Polyangium mundeleinium encodes:
- a CDS encoding carboxypeptidase regulatory-like domain-containing protein — translation MTTHRTAWIVPSVVALLAFAAGCQKETGSSPSPAASAAASAAPAGKLGSATLRGEVRFTGAPPEMKVPAKRAQATDVCKDKQLVHDAVIVQGGKLKDVLVRIAPKSFEGRYEVPPAATVDQQDCVYVPRIQGVLSGQEIVVKNSDRTLHNVHTYLGAETVFNEATAMGSPPIAKRLPPSGIVRFGCDIHPWMRSFVVVTDHPFFAVSGADGAFRIDRVPAGKVRLEAFHARYGLKTQEVTVTDGQTLEVVFSFDGTEPEPPENQGELQGLW, via the coding sequence ATGACCACCCATCGAACAGCCTGGATCGTCCCTTCGGTCGTGGCTCTGCTCGCCTTCGCGGCGGGTTGTCAGAAGGAGACGGGGAGCTCGCCTTCGCCCGCGGCGTCCGCAGCGGCGAGCGCGGCCCCGGCGGGCAAGCTCGGCAGCGCGACGCTGCGCGGCGAAGTGCGCTTCACGGGCGCGCCGCCCGAGATGAAGGTGCCCGCGAAGCGCGCGCAGGCGACCGACGTCTGCAAGGACAAACAGCTCGTCCACGACGCCGTGATCGTCCAGGGGGGCAAGCTGAAGGACGTGCTCGTCCGCATCGCGCCGAAGAGTTTCGAGGGGCGCTACGAGGTGCCGCCGGCCGCGACCGTGGATCAGCAGGACTGCGTGTACGTGCCGCGGATCCAGGGCGTCCTCAGCGGGCAGGAGATCGTCGTGAAGAACAGCGACCGGACGCTGCACAACGTGCACACGTACCTCGGCGCGGAGACGGTCTTCAACGAGGCGACGGCGATGGGATCGCCGCCGATCGCGAAGCGCTTGCCGCCCTCCGGCATCGTACGGTTTGGATGCGACATCCACCCGTGGATGCGGAGCTTCGTCGTGGTCACCGATCATCCGTTCTTCGCGGTGAGCGGCGCGGATGGAGCGTTTCGCATCGATCGCGTGCCGGCCGGCAAGGTTCGGCTGGAGGCGTTTCACGCCCGGTACGGCCTGAAGACGCAGGAGGTGACGGTGACCGACGGGCAGACGCTCGAGGTCGTCTTCTCGTTCGACGGCACCGAGCCGGAGCCCCCCGAGAACCAGGGCGAGCTCCAGGGACTTTGGTAG
- a CDS encoding DUF3105 domain-containing protein codes for MPSELFSRDALTCALVLVSLGVVGCGEDAPPVGPTGPAQTEVLTPDATPLPGETECRVVKTTNIPVASASHVALCTDVSYETNPPSGGNHWGQWAAFKKYTTPVPREMYVHDLEHGAVVLAHRCDGACPEVVEALEEVFDEAAADPLCLSAGAGPKARLVLTPDADLDTPIAAAAWGATYTATCLDKASLAAFVAEAYGKGPEDICYDGVDIETAPPNCGGS; via the coding sequence ATGCCTTCCGAGCTCTTTTCGCGTGACGCGCTGACCTGCGCGCTTGTCCTGGTGTCGCTTGGTGTCGTGGGGTGCGGCGAGGACGCGCCACCGGTGGGGCCCACGGGCCCGGCGCAGACCGAGGTGCTGACGCCCGACGCGACGCCGCTGCCCGGGGAGACGGAGTGCCGCGTGGTGAAGACGACGAACATCCCGGTCGCGTCGGCGAGTCACGTGGCTCTCTGCACGGACGTTTCGTACGAGACGAACCCGCCGAGCGGAGGGAATCACTGGGGCCAGTGGGCGGCGTTCAAGAAGTACACGACGCCCGTGCCGCGCGAGATGTACGTCCACGATCTGGAGCACGGCGCGGTCGTGCTTGCGCATCGCTGCGACGGGGCGTGCCCGGAGGTCGTGGAGGCGCTCGAGGAGGTGTTCGACGAGGCCGCGGCGGATCCGCTGTGCCTGTCGGCAGGCGCGGGGCCCAAGGCGCGGCTCGTGCTCACGCCCGACGCGGATCTCGACACGCCGATCGCGGCGGCCGCGTGGGGCGCGACGTACACGGCGACGTGCCTCGACAAGGCGTCGCTCGCGGCGTTCGTGGCGGAGGCGTACGGCAAGGGGCCCGAGGACATCTGCTACGACGGCGTCGACATCGAGACAGCCCCTCCGAATTGCGGGGGGAGCTGA
- a CDS encoding DUF420 domain-containing protein encodes MSAESIGRLLAPLNALLNATSATLLFAGFVAIKQRNIEAHRWRMQGAFIASGVFLVSYVARFALTGTHRFPDVGIVRTIYLVILSTHTLLAMAALPLVIVTLRLGRQGRFEAHRKLAKITFPIWAYVSVTGIVVYLMLYHLAPMLAGAAHAP; translated from the coding sequence ATGAGCGCCGAAAGCATCGGTCGTCTGCTCGCGCCGCTGAACGCGCTGCTCAACGCGACGAGCGCGACGCTGCTCTTCGCCGGCTTCGTCGCCATCAAGCAGCGCAACATCGAGGCCCACCGGTGGCGGATGCAGGGCGCGTTCATCGCCTCGGGCGTCTTCCTCGTGAGCTACGTGGCGCGCTTCGCGCTCACGGGGACGCATCGGTTCCCCGACGTCGGGATCGTCCGGACGATCTACCTCGTGATCCTCTCGACCCACACGCTGCTCGCGATGGCGGCGCTGCCGCTCGTGATCGTGACGCTCCGGCTCGGTCGTCAGGGGCGCTTCGAGGCGCACCGCAAGCTCGCGAAGATCACGTTCCCGATCTGGGCGTACGTCTCGGTGACGGGCATCGTCGTGTATCTCATGCTCTACCACCTCGCGCCGATGCTCGCGGGCGCGGCGCACGCGCCTTGA
- a CDS encoding sigma 54-interacting transcriptional regulator, whose translation MTERSFEFLAPAGSGGAGEVWRARARRDGTLVALKVARDAAAREAIAREARHAIFALSPRLPELVDVGWFVREGDIARAIEADDEGDGERFAFVALRWVEGATLRERAREAGVDRTTLALAVARDAGEALSDLHEVGLAHGDIKPENVLLGWGGRAHVIDLGLACPVYTARIEGGTPRYLARGDSDLGDARARDLVALGALLAELVDDAVAAAEHPIEAARAARLPEPIALLCAALLSPSPGARPPASWVAETARAALAARDAGSGREREERGERDARRVRAAYLSARRDELATRASAGAATAPWLGDALAWARRARSLVDEETSSAANAGAGEIGPLGPEGIARWMTSLVGSPAAAWPTGPLGKIGEASIAAALVDLARKLPPAAWTFADVEGAALGRTPTATTPERPTSAPFDIEEVARLSIAIAAVPPDPMAIERVERGENAPASLLVAAADALRLSGELGRARSLALRARERRAKGADALAAEILRRAGELGAAREIAAEADRRDEDPDGKARAILARIAFDERRYEEADTLVQGATIVPAYEVAALVAATKGDTERALAAITRGEAIARRAEEHARIAALRGYVEHGGDPARTRSAFAAAVEHATRAGAVVEEATYRTGEAAAAVDLGDLGGAITTARRAALLWEHLGRPALAARALLARAAAHATAGVAHEAERVAREAIARAREGRDTRAEAYALWAIADVSPRGAAEGRRAAEQAQALLADAGGDDKLRASARLLRHAEGAIDLETCLELDRLADTPSLTAGARLDWWRARAEVLLVASGELETRTAEHVLNAIVALSDARAPVSARGPSIAAGYALAARLGRGDVAVRLLSSLGDAARDLLARASPELAPSIRALPWVAQAAAAPQEGMRAEQARELEQLIVSLSDRERLRSLLDRVVDALVLWTGVERGLLLLRAPDGRLVARAARNLARADLRDEQLSLSQTLARRALAALEPVVAVDAAGEMPAVHVSVHALKLRSVLVVPLVARGEALGVVYLDDRVRRGAFGPRELAWTRTVATLAALAIADARDQTLLRRAARKAKRASAALEETLAKREAALDVAERELNRTRGTRETRFEYDSIVGDSEPVRAMLRIVDRVTIADVPVLVHGESGSGKELVARAIHDNGPRAGRPFVGENCGAIPEGLLESTLFGHVRGAFTGADRPRSGLFEAADRGTLFLDEIGEMSLGMQAKLLRVLQDGMVRPLGTERARKVDVRIVAATHRDLDAMVRARTFREDLYYRLNIITIRIPPLRERASDVPLLVKHMLAKYSRPEVRVTRAAMDRLMAFPWPGNIRQLENEVRRALLLCDGVIEREHLSPDVANVAPPVPADLGLRVRPRVDALEAQLVREALERTKGNQTQAAKLLGLSRFGLQKMMKRLAVSP comes from the coding sequence TTGACGGAACGAAGCTTCGAGTTCCTCGCCCCGGCCGGAAGCGGCGGCGCAGGCGAGGTGTGGAGGGCGCGCGCGCGGCGCGACGGGACGCTCGTGGCGCTGAAGGTCGCGCGCGACGCGGCGGCGCGGGAGGCGATCGCGCGGGAAGCGAGACACGCGATCTTCGCACTCTCGCCACGTTTGCCCGAGCTCGTCGACGTCGGGTGGTTCGTGCGGGAAGGCGACATCGCACGCGCGATCGAGGCGGACGACGAGGGAGACGGCGAGCGCTTCGCGTTCGTGGCGCTGCGCTGGGTCGAGGGCGCGACGCTGCGGGAGCGGGCACGCGAGGCAGGCGTGGATCGAACGACGCTCGCGCTCGCCGTCGCGCGTGACGCGGGGGAGGCGCTCTCGGATCTGCACGAGGTCGGGCTCGCGCACGGCGACATCAAGCCGGAGAACGTCCTGCTCGGCTGGGGCGGACGCGCGCACGTGATCGATCTCGGGCTCGCGTGCCCGGTGTACACGGCGCGCATCGAAGGAGGAACGCCGCGTTATCTGGCGCGCGGGGATTCCGATCTGGGCGACGCGCGCGCGCGGGATCTCGTGGCGCTCGGCGCGCTGCTCGCGGAGCTCGTAGACGACGCGGTGGCAGCCGCCGAGCATCCGATCGAGGCCGCACGGGCGGCGCGTCTCCCCGAGCCGATCGCGCTGCTCTGCGCGGCGCTGCTCTCGCCGAGCCCGGGCGCGCGTCCGCCTGCGTCGTGGGTCGCCGAGACGGCGCGGGCCGCGCTCGCCGCGCGGGATGCGGGATCGGGCCGCGAGCGGGAAGAGCGTGGAGAACGCGACGCGCGGCGCGTGCGTGCGGCGTATCTGTCTGCGCGACGCGACGAGCTCGCGACGCGCGCCTCGGCAGGCGCGGCGACGGCACCGTGGCTCGGCGACGCGCTGGCGTGGGCGCGACGCGCGCGATCGCTCGTCGACGAGGAGACGTCGTCCGCAGCGAACGCGGGCGCAGGCGAGATCGGTCCGCTCGGCCCGGAGGGGATCGCGCGGTGGATGACGTCGCTCGTCGGGAGCCCGGCCGCGGCATGGCCGACGGGTCCGCTCGGAAAGATCGGAGAAGCTTCGATCGCCGCAGCGCTCGTGGATCTCGCGCGGAAGCTGCCCCCCGCGGCATGGACGTTCGCGGACGTGGAGGGCGCCGCGCTCGGACGAACGCCCACGGCGACGACGCCCGAGCGTCCAACGTCGGCGCCGTTCGACATCGAAGAGGTGGCGCGGCTGTCGATCGCGATCGCCGCCGTGCCGCCGGATCCGATGGCAATCGAGCGCGTGGAGCGAGGGGAAAACGCGCCCGCGTCGCTGCTCGTGGCAGCTGCGGATGCGCTGCGGCTGTCAGGCGAGCTCGGCCGCGCGAGGAGCCTCGCGCTCCGCGCAAGGGAGCGCCGCGCGAAGGGGGCGGATGCGCTGGCGGCGGAGATTTTGCGGCGCGCAGGAGAGCTCGGCGCGGCGCGGGAGATCGCGGCGGAGGCGGATCGACGCGACGAGGATCCCGACGGGAAAGCGCGCGCGATCCTGGCGCGGATCGCGTTCGACGAGCGGCGCTACGAGGAGGCCGACACGCTCGTGCAAGGCGCGACGATCGTGCCCGCGTACGAGGTCGCGGCGCTCGTCGCAGCGACCAAAGGCGACACGGAGCGCGCGCTCGCCGCGATCACGCGCGGTGAAGCGATCGCACGTCGCGCCGAGGAGCACGCGCGAATCGCTGCGCTCCGGGGCTACGTGGAACACGGGGGGGATCCGGCGCGCACGCGGAGCGCGTTCGCCGCGGCGGTCGAGCACGCGACGCGGGCGGGGGCCGTCGTCGAGGAGGCGACCTATCGGACGGGTGAAGCGGCAGCCGCGGTGGATCTCGGCGATCTCGGCGGCGCGATCACGACGGCGCGGCGTGCGGCGCTGCTCTGGGAGCACCTCGGCAGGCCGGCGCTCGCGGCCCGCGCGCTCCTCGCGCGCGCGGCGGCACATGCGACGGCGGGCGTGGCGCACGAGGCAGAACGTGTCGCACGGGAAGCGATCGCACGAGCACGGGAAGGTCGTGACACGCGGGCGGAGGCGTACGCGTTATGGGCCATCGCGGACGTGTCGCCGCGCGGCGCCGCTGAAGGGAGACGCGCCGCTGAGCAAGCCCAAGCGCTGCTCGCGGACGCGGGCGGGGACGACAAGCTACGCGCCTCCGCGCGGCTGCTCCGTCACGCGGAAGGGGCGATCGATCTGGAGACGTGTCTCGAACTCGATCGGCTCGCAGACACGCCGAGCCTCACCGCAGGCGCGCGGCTCGACTGGTGGCGCGCGCGCGCCGAGGTGCTGCTCGTGGCGTCGGGCGAGCTCGAAACGCGCACCGCCGAGCACGTGCTCAACGCGATCGTGGCGCTCTCGGATGCACGCGCGCCCGTCTCGGCGCGAGGCCCTTCGATCGCGGCGGGCTATGCGCTCGCGGCGCGCCTCGGCCGGGGCGACGTCGCGGTCCGGCTCCTCTCGTCCCTCGGAGACGCGGCGCGTGATCTGCTCGCGCGCGCCTCCCCCGAGCTCGCGCCGTCGATCCGCGCGCTCCCGTGGGTCGCGCAGGCCGCCGCAGCGCCGCAGGAAGGCATGCGCGCGGAGCAGGCGCGGGAGCTCGAGCAGCTCATCGTCTCGCTGAGTGATCGCGAGCGCCTCCGCTCCCTGCTCGATCGCGTGGTCGACGCGCTCGTCCTCTGGACGGGCGTCGAGCGAGGCTTGCTCCTCCTGCGCGCGCCGGATGGACGGCTCGTGGCGCGCGCGGCGCGCAACCTCGCGCGGGCCGACCTCCGCGACGAGCAGCTCTCGCTCTCGCAGACGCTCGCGCGGCGCGCGCTCGCGGCGCTGGAGCCCGTCGTCGCCGTGGACGCAGCGGGCGAGATGCCCGCGGTGCACGTCAGCGTGCATGCGCTCAAGCTGCGAAGCGTGCTCGTCGTGCCGCTCGTCGCGCGCGGCGAGGCGCTCGGGGTCGTCTACCTCGATGATCGCGTGCGGCGTGGAGCGTTTGGTCCGCGCGAGCTCGCGTGGACCCGCACGGTGGCGACGCTCGCGGCGCTGGCGATCGCGGACGCGCGGGATCAGACGCTCCTCCGGCGCGCCGCGCGCAAGGCGAAACGGGCGAGCGCGGCGCTCGAGGAGACGCTCGCGAAGCGGGAGGCCGCGCTCGACGTGGCGGAGCGCGAGCTCAACCGCACCCGCGGCACGCGCGAAACCCGCTTCGAGTACGACTCCATCGTCGGCGACAGCGAGCCCGTCCGCGCGATGTTGCGGATCGTGGATCGCGTCACGATCGCCGACGTCCCCGTCCTCGTCCACGGCGAGTCGGGCAGCGGCAAGGAGCTCGTCGCGCGCGCGATCCACGACAATGGTCCCCGCGCGGGGCGCCCGTTCGTGGGCGAGAACTGCGGCGCGATCCCGGAGGGTCTGCTCGAATCGACGCTCTTCGGCCACGTGCGTGGCGCGTTCACGGGCGCCGATCGACCGCGCTCCGGCCTCTTCGAAGCGGCCGATCGTGGCACGTTGTTCCTCGACGAGATCGGCGAGATGAGCCTCGGCATGCAGGCCAAGCTCCTGCGTGTCCTCCAGGACGGCATGGTGCGACCGCTCGGCACCGAACGCGCGCGCAAGGTCGACGTGCGCATCGTCGCCGCGACCCACCGCGACCTCGACGCCATGGTCCGTGCGCGCACCTTCCGCGAGGACCTCTACTACCGCCTCAACATCATCACGATCCGGATCCCGCCGCTCCGCGAACGCGCGAGTGACGTCCCCCTCCTCGTGAAGCACATGCTCGCCAAGTACAGCCGTCCCGAGGTGCGCGTCACGCGCGCGGCGATGGATCGGCTCATGGCGTTCCCCTGGCCCGGCAACATCCGCCAGCTCGAAAACGAGGTCCGCCGCGCGCTCCTGCTCTGCGACGGCGTCATCGAACGCGAGCACCTCTCCCCTGACGTCGCGAACGTCGCGCCGCCTGTCCCTGCGGATCTCGGCTTGCGTGTGCGCCCGCGCGTCGACGCCCTCGAAGCGCAGCTCGTGCGCGAGGCGCTCGAACGCACGAAGGGCAACCAGACCCAGGCCGCGAAGCTCCTCGGCCTCTCGCGCTTCGGCCTGCAGAAGATGATGAAGCGGCTCGCGGTCTCGCCTTGA
- a CDS encoding HEAT repeat domain-containing protein: MGIFDFLRSKGAKSAPPSGNTPAVDKKIAGPAKVVADKRAQTYDRLEAIQALVDMKTPEAAAALLKRFNFTIDPSITDAEEKDLAFRGIVAAGKDVVPAVIEFCTRAEALTWPLKVLEAVLDDDAYREELLDLLEGFDTEYARNVEPKIQIIQALEEVVHEDVRTAVERFFEDVNETVRFHAVQTTFAQAMSESVKPMLDLLVNEESVRVKNKVAEGLLVRGWTIPEDRRDAVADALGDTGGYTVGEGGKIVKRSLRFG; the protein is encoded by the coding sequence GTGGGCATTTTCGACTTCCTCCGTAGCAAGGGCGCAAAGAGCGCGCCTCCGTCGGGCAACACGCCCGCCGTCGACAAGAAGATCGCCGGGCCGGCCAAGGTCGTCGCGGACAAACGCGCCCAGACCTATGACCGCCTGGAGGCCATCCAGGCCCTCGTCGACATGAAGACGCCGGAGGCGGCCGCCGCTCTCCTCAAGCGCTTCAACTTCACGATCGATCCGTCGATCACGGACGCAGAAGAGAAAGACCTCGCGTTCCGGGGCATCGTCGCCGCAGGCAAGGATGTCGTCCCCGCGGTCATCGAGTTCTGCACGAGGGCCGAGGCGCTCACGTGGCCGCTCAAGGTGCTCGAAGCCGTGCTCGACGACGACGCGTATCGCGAGGAGCTGCTCGATCTGCTCGAGGGCTTCGACACCGAGTACGCGCGCAACGTCGAGCCGAAGATCCAGATCATCCAGGCGCTCGAAGAGGTCGTGCACGAGGACGTGCGCACGGCGGTGGAGCGCTTCTTCGAGGATGTCAACGAGACCGTGCGGTTCCACGCGGTGCAAACGACGTTCGCCCAGGCGATGTCCGAGAGCGTCAAGCCGATGCTCGACTTGCTCGTGAACGAGGAGTCGGTCCGCGTGAAGAACAAGGTCGCCGAAGGCCTGCTCGTTCGCGGGTGGACGATCCCCGAGGACCGTAGGGACGCCGTCGCCGACGCGCTCGGCGACACCGGCGGCTACACGGTCGGCGAAGGTGGCAAGATCGTGAAACGCTCGCTCCGGTTCGGTTGA
- a CDS encoding T3SS (YopN, CesT) and YbjN peptide-binding chaperone 1, whose product MSKDAASAARVSIARIEQTLADSPAFVRVEPRFYVVRQGTAYIYIQILPWEPDRAVVRFVAQLVRGVEMTPDLAMKLLRMNARLRFGAFGYVAQDACVVLVHTLLGGETLDPDEILAALRDMSVIADEYDDRIFEEFGGHRMQDLIDASAASAFFDDTVHPRDWSDA is encoded by the coding sequence ATGTCCAAGGACGCTGCATCCGCCGCTCGCGTGAGCATCGCGCGGATAGAGCAAACGCTCGCGGACTCGCCGGCTTTCGTCCGTGTCGAGCCGCGGTTTTACGTGGTCCGGCAGGGGACGGCGTACATCTACATCCAGATCCTCCCGTGGGAGCCGGACCGCGCCGTCGTGCGGTTCGTGGCGCAGCTCGTCCGCGGGGTCGAGATGACGCCCGACCTCGCGATGAAGCTCCTGCGCATGAACGCGCGCCTCCGGTTCGGGGCCTTCGGCTACGTCGCGCAGGACGCGTGCGTGGTCCTCGTGCACACGCTGCTCGGCGGCGAGACGCTCGATCCGGACGAAATCCTCGCCGCGCTGCGGGACATGTCCGTCATCGCCGACGAGTACGACGACCGGATCTTCGAGGAGTTCGGCGGACACCGCATGCAGGACTTGATCGACGCGTCCGCGGCCTCGGCGTTCTTCGACGACACGGTCCACCCACGCGACTGGAGCGACGCGTGA
- a CDS encoding SCO family protein — MTSRVETRDEGGTDAGAAPPQEARPAPPPARAKRFPWLVFGIVFALVLVTRIVITPRPSAPKPVLELPAYTLTDHHGKPFGAADLRGKPYIADFVFTSCPSVCPRLTKRMVEVQKRTADLGEKLHLVTFSVDPENDTPEVLAAYGRKYGADEARWTFLTGPLGEVETVVLRGFKIAMGKKETPEGILEIFHGERFVLVDGEGKIRGFYDADDAGIEAIVRDARLVLDR; from the coding sequence GTGACATCGCGCGTGGAGACCCGAGACGAAGGCGGAACGGACGCGGGGGCCGCTCCCCCGCAAGAAGCTCGACCTGCGCCGCCCCCCGCGCGCGCGAAGCGGTTCCCGTGGCTCGTCTTCGGGATCGTGTTCGCGCTGGTGTTGGTCACGCGGATCGTGATCACGCCGCGGCCGTCGGCGCCGAAGCCGGTGCTGGAGCTGCCCGCGTACACGCTCACCGATCATCACGGAAAGCCGTTCGGCGCGGCTGATCTGCGCGGCAAGCCGTACATCGCGGACTTCGTGTTCACGAGCTGCCCGAGTGTCTGCCCGCGCCTCACGAAGCGGATGGTCGAGGTGCAGAAGCGCACGGCGGATCTCGGCGAGAAGCTTCACCTCGTGACGTTCTCGGTCGATCCGGAGAACGACACGCCGGAGGTGCTGGCCGCGTACGGGCGCAAGTACGGCGCGGACGAGGCGCGCTGGACCTTCCTCACGGGTCCGCTCGGCGAGGTGGAGACCGTGGTGCTGCGCGGCTTCAAGATCGCGATGGGCAAGAAGGAGACGCCCGAGGGCATCCTCGAGATCTTCCACGGCGAGCGTTTCGTGCTCGTCGACGGCGAGGGCAAGATCCGCGGCTTCTACGATGCGGATGACGCAGGGATCGAGGCGATCGTGCGAGACGCGCGGCTCGTCTTGGACCGCTGA
- a CDS encoding cytochrome c3 family protein: MSARKTRRPSGRPLPGWLAFVACLSALVLGLVGPDASAQAADDAAPAESAAPPPAPPPGGYKSGLYPMPNDAETPLAFMPPGSAATPVPSEEIYPPQTITIRFNHKKHTKDLKQTCKSCHAAAYTSDKVADRLMPKAEQCDACHDVDHSDLHDVKAGTDANGQCVFCHIGDKAGEKGSVAPMVLPNANLVFTHKKHLDRNIQCGQCHGQVGELELATRDQLPRMAGCFACHNMSGAAQGQAKGACTTCHTARNDGRMITSFTTGNLVPPQWMHNAAHTPDFIERHKSVAANDSAFCGSCHTTNECTDCHDGRVRPRKVHPNDWLSIHAQSARQDNPRCASCHQAQTFCGDCHRRVGVARDTGSGNRLTGRRFHPPAAEFTTAPRGPNHHAWEAMRNLNACVSCHTERDCATCHATKGLSGGHGVNPHPIGFRDKCGAAFARNPRPCLVCHQSNDPFVRACQ; the protein is encoded by the coding sequence GTGAGCGCACGCAAGACGCGCAGGCCGAGCGGCCGACCGCTACCGGGATGGCTCGCCTTCGTGGCGTGCCTGTCCGCCCTCGTGCTCGGCCTCGTGGGCCCCGACGCCTCCGCGCAGGCCGCCGACGACGCGGCGCCCGCAGAGTCCGCCGCACCGCCGCCGGCGCCGCCTCCGGGTGGCTACAAGAGCGGGCTCTACCCGATGCCGAACGACGCGGAGACGCCGCTCGCGTTCATGCCTCCGGGCAGCGCCGCGACCCCCGTGCCGAGCGAAGAGATCTACCCGCCGCAGACGATCACGATCCGCTTCAACCACAAGAAGCACACGAAGGATCTCAAGCAGACCTGCAAGTCGTGCCACGCGGCCGCGTACACGAGCGACAAGGTCGCCGATCGGCTCATGCCGAAGGCCGAGCAGTGCGATGCCTGCCACGACGTCGATCACTCGGACCTGCACGACGTGAAGGCGGGCACGGACGCGAACGGGCAGTGCGTCTTCTGCCACATCGGCGACAAGGCGGGCGAGAAGGGCTCCGTCGCGCCGATGGTGCTGCCGAACGCGAACCTCGTGTTCACGCACAAGAAGCACCTCGACCGGAACATCCAGTGCGGGCAGTGCCACGGGCAGGTGGGCGAGCTCGAGCTCGCGACGCGGGATCAGCTCCCGCGCATGGCCGGCTGCTTCGCGTGCCACAACATGAGCGGCGCGGCGCAGGGGCAGGCGAAGGGCGCGTGCACGACGTGCCACACGGCGCGGAACGACGGCCGCATGATCACGAGCTTCACGACGGGCAACCTCGTGCCGCCGCAGTGGATGCACAACGCGGCGCACACGCCCGACTTCATCGAGCGGCACAAGAGCGTCGCGGCGAACGACAGCGCCTTCTGCGGGAGCTGCCACACGACGAACGAGTGCACCGACTGCCACGACGGCCGCGTCCGTCCCCGCAAGGTCCACCCGAACGACTGGCTCTCGATCCACGCCCAGTCCGCGCGGCAGGACAACCCGCGCTGCGCGAGCTGCCATCAGGCCCAGACGTTCTGCGGCGACTGCCACCGCCGCGTCGGCGTCGCGCGCGACACCGGCAGCGGCAACCGCCTCACGGGCCGCCGCTTCCATCCGCCCGCCGCGGAGTTCACGACCGCGCCGCGCGGGCCGAACCATCACGCGTGGGAGGCGATGCGGAACCTGAACGCCTGCGTGTCCTGTCACACGGAACGTGACTGCGCGACGTGCCATGCGACGAAGGGCCTCTCCGGCGGGCACGGCGTGAACCCGCACCCGATCGGCTTCCGGGACAAGTGCGGCGCGGCCTTCGCGAGAAACCCGCGTCCGTGCCTCGTGTGCCACCAGTCGAACGACCCGTTCGTGAGGGCATGCCAATGA
- the cyoE gene encoding heme o synthase yields MNRRDSGYEQRGPSFGAVARDLVALTKPRVTVIVVATMLGGAWVANRFAHEQGLPGVSPGVVMLSLLATVLVVGGANALNMYLERDTDGFMARTKNRPLPAGRISPKLALWFGLAISALSLGLFGLAVNMTTTLLAAFALFSYVLIYTPLKRKTTLALLIGSVPGAIPPLLGWTTVTDRVDGPGAALFGILFLWQVPHFLAISMFRSRDYQRAGLKVLPIERGDRHTRHQIVGYLVLLVLVSLLLVPLGVAGPVYLASAALLGLGFLGFGAWGLRPTVLGTRWARRLFAISIVYLMLLHAALIIGA; encoded by the coding sequence ATGAACCGCCGTGATTCGGGCTACGAGCAGCGCGGGCCTTCGTTCGGGGCCGTCGCGCGAGATCTCGTCGCGCTGACGAAGCCTCGCGTCACGGTCATCGTGGTCGCGACGATGCTCGGCGGGGCGTGGGTCGCGAACCGTTTCGCGCACGAGCAAGGACTGCCCGGGGTGTCTCCGGGGGTCGTCATGCTCTCGCTCCTCGCGACGGTGCTCGTCGTCGGCGGCGCGAACGCGCTGAACATGTACCTGGAGCGCGACACGGACGGGTTCATGGCCCGGACGAAGAACCGGCCGCTGCCCGCGGGCCGGATCTCGCCGAAGCTCGCGCTCTGGTTCGGCCTCGCGATCTCCGCGCTCTCGCTCGGCTTGTTCGGGCTCGCGGTGAACATGACGACGACGCTGCTCGCGGCGTTCGCCTTGTTCTCGTACGTGCTCATCTACACGCCGCTGAAGCGAAAGACGACGCTGGCGCTGCTCATCGGATCGGTGCCCGGGGCGATCCCGCCGCTGCTCGGCTGGACGACGGTGACCGATCGCGTCGACGGCCCCGGCGCGGCGCTCTTCGGCATCCTGTTCCTGTGGCAGGTGCCGCATTTCCTGGCGATCTCCATGTTCCGCAGCCGTGACTACCAGCGCGCGGGCCTCAAGGTGCTCCCGATCGAGCGCGGGGATCGCCACACGCGGCACCAGATCGTCGGTTATCTGGTCCTGCTCGTGCTGGTCTCGCTCCTGCTCGTCCCGCTCGGCGTCGCCGGTCCCGTGTATCTCGCCTCGGCCGCGCTGCTCGGCCTCGGCTTCCTCGGCTTCGGCGCGTGGGGGCTCCGCCCGACGGTGCTAGGGACACGATGGGCGCGCAGGCTCTTCGCGATCTCGATCGTGTACCTGATGCTGCTGCACGCCGCGCTGATCATCGGCGCCTGA